From the genome of Frateuria soli:
ATCGACCAGCTGCTCGCTGCCGGGCTGCTCAACGCCGACGTGCAGACGCTGGCCGGCAAGGGCCTGGGCGCCTACACCTGCGTGCCGGAGCTCGACGGGGCCGGCCAGCTCGCCTGGCGGCCGGTCGGCAAGCAGAGCGGCAACCGCGGCGTGCTGCGCGGCGCGGACGAGCCGTTCCGCCCCGACGGTGGCCTGCGCCTGCTCAGCGGCAACCTGGGGCGTGCGGTGATCAAGGTATCGGCGGTGCCCGAGGACCGCCTGCTGATCGAGGCGCCGGCCGTGGTGTTCGACGACCAGGACGCGGTGCGCGCCGCCTTCGAGCGCGGCGAACTCAACCGCGACTTCGTCGCGGTGGTGCGCTTCCAGGGCCCGCAAGCGATCGGCATGCCGGAGCTGCACAAGCTCACGCCGACGCTGGCGGTGTTGCAGGACCGTGGCCATCGCATCGCGCTGGTCACCGACGGACGCATGTCCGGGGCGTCCGGTCGCGTGCCGGCGGCGATCCACGTCACGCCCGAAGCCGCTGCGGGAGGGCCACTGGCACGCGTGCGCGAGGGGGACATGATCCGCCTGGACTGCGCAAATGGCCGTCTGGATGTCCTGGTGGATCCCGCCGTGCTTGCCGCGCGCGCGCCGGCCACCGGGAGCCAGGCGACTCACCAGGCCGGCACCGGTCGCGAACTGTTCGCGCTGTTCCGCAACAACGCCATGAACGCCGACCTGGGTGCCGGCGTGCTGTAACCGGCCCCCAGTAGAGAGCCCACGGAGATTCCATGTTGGACGCCCGACAGAATGACATCGCCAGCACGATGCGCCTGGCACCGGTGATCCCGGTGGTGGTGATAGAGGACGCTCGCGCCGCCGTGCCGATGGCGCGGGCGCTGGTCGCCGGCGGCGTGCCCGCGATCGAGGTGACCCTGCGCACCGCCGCTGCGCTCGACGCCGTGCGGGCGATCGCCGCCGAGGTCGAGGGCGCGGTGGTCGGCGTGGGCACGGTGCTGGGCGAGGCCGATCTGCGCGCGGCGCACCGGGCCGGTGCACGCTTCGCCGTGTCGCCCGGCGCGACGCCGCGTTTGCTCGACGCTGCCGAAGACGTTCCGCTGCCCCTGCTTCCCGGCGCCGCCACCGCCAGCGAGGCGATGGCGCTGCTGGAACGCGGCTACCGCCATCTGAAGTTCTTTCCCGCCGTGCCGGCGGGTGGGGCCAGGTTGCTGGCCGCGTGGGCCGGTCCGCTGCCGCAGCTGCGCTTCTGCCCTACCGGCGGCATCAGCGCCGCCAGCGCCGGCGAATTCCTGGCGCTGCCCAACGTGCTCTGCGTGGGCGGCTCCTGGCTTACCCCGGCGGACAAGCTCGCCACTGGCGACTGGGCCGGCATCGAAGCGCTGGCGCGCGCCGCGGCACGTCTCGGGACCTGAGGCGATCGCCTGGTGGGAAGGCCCGCGACCGCTACGCAGGGTGGGCTTCAGCCCACCGCCGCTCGGCCCGGTGGGAGTACGGCGGGCCGGAGTCCCCCTTGCCCGAGGTCGTTCGTGCGACGTCGCGCCTTCGGCTCAGCGCGCGTGCGGCGCAATGGCTCCCACGCGGCCGACCAGTTCACGGTGCGCCACCGCGTCCACCGGCTTGTGCGTGATCCTGGCCGTGGCCGGATGACGACCTAGGAAGTTGCCGTTCTTCCAGTCATGCACCGGCCGCACCGGCCGCGGCACGAAGCCGCCGCCGCAATTGGGGCACACGCCCTGCAGCGCGCCCTCGACGCAGTCGCGGCAGAAGGTGCATTCGAACGAGCAGATGCGTGCCTCGGTCGACGCGGGCGGCAGCGGCTTGTTGCAGTGTTCGCAGGTGGGGCGCAGTTCGAGCATGGGAGCTCCCCGTGGAGAGCGCACATCATGCGACGAAGCGGGTTCCCGCGGTGCCCGGCGCCGCCGGCAAGCGGCTGCTCCATCCCGAGGCAAGCCTCAGGGCGCGACCGGCTATCCTTTCCGCTTTGCCTCCGGATGCTCCGCCATGCCCTTCCTCCTGGCCGCCGCGCTGTGCAGCGTGCTGGTTTCGGTGTTGCTCAAGCTCGCCCGGCGGCTGGATGTGGACGTGGGCCAGGCGATCGCGTGGAACTACGTGGTCGCCGCCGCGGCGAGCGCGGTAGTGTTCGCACCGCCGCCATCGGCGTTGCATGCGGCCTCCACCGCATGGCCGGCACTGCTGGGCCTGGGCCTGTTGCTGCCGACCATCTTCCTGGCCCTGGCCGGGTCGGTGCGCCACGCCGGCATCGTCCGCTCGGAAGTGGCGCAGCGGCTGTCGCTGCTGATCTCCCTGCTGGCGGCGTTCTTCCTGTTCGGTGAGCCGCTGAGCGCCGCCAAGGGCTGGGGCATGGCGGCTGGACTGGCGGCGCTGACGGGCCTCGTGTGGCGACCGGCCAGCGGCGGCGGGGCGTCCGGCGGCACCGGCCGGTGGGTCTATCCGTTGCTGGTGTTCACGGGCTTCGGCGTGATCGACGTGCTGTTCAAGCGCGTGGCCGCAGCCGGCGTGCCGCTGGGCGCGGCGCTGCTGGTCATGTTCATGCTCGCCCTGCTGGTTTCGCTCGTGCTGCAGGGCTGGCGCCTGGCGCGCGGGACGGTGAGTCCGGGCGTCCGCAGCCTCGCCGCGGGGCTGCAGCTTGGCCTGCTCAACTTCGGCAACATCCTGCTTTACCTGCGCGCGCACCAGACCTTGCCGGGACGGCCGGCGCTGGTGTTCGCGGGCATGAATCTGGGCGTGGTGGCGCTCGGATCGCTGGCGGGCATGGTGGTTTTTCGCGAGCGGCTTTCCCGCGTCAACCTAGCGGGCCTGGGCCTGGCCGTGCTGGCGATTGCCCTGCTGGCCCGGGGCTGAGGGTGACTTCTGGGGTATGAAGGAGCTGCCGGGCGCGCCTATGCTGGTCGCTTCCGTGTGCTCGTGAGGTCGTTCCATGCGCAAGCTTCCCCTCGTCCTGGCGCTCACCGCGCTGCTGACCGCTCCCGCTGCCTTCGCCGCCGACAAGGAAAAGGCCGCCGACGACGCCACACCCGACGCGGCGCTGGCCAAGCCGCACAGCGCCGAGACCACCGGATCGGTGACGGTCGAGGGCAAGCGCATCGACTACAAGGCAGTCGCCGGCACGCTGGTGCTGCACGAGCACGGCGACCAGAGCGACGACCCGACGGTCAGCATGTTCTACGCCGCCTACTTCAAGCAGGGCGTGGACCCGGCGCGGCGACCGATCACCTTCATCTACAACGGCGGCCCCGGTTCGGCCACGGTCTGGCTGCACATGGGCGCGTTCGGCCCGAAGCGCGTGGTCACCAGCGACGACAGCCACACGCCTGCCGCGCCCTACGGCCTGGTCAACAACGACTACAGCCTGCTGGATGCCTCCGACCTGGTGTTCATCGACGCGCCCGGCGCCGGCTTCTCGCGCCTGATCGCCGACGAGAAGGACAAGTCCAAGCGCGGCGAACAGATGGACAAGCGCAAGAAGGCCATCTACGGCGTCGACGGCGATGGCAAGGCCTTCGCCCAGTTCATCACCCAGTTCCTTTCGAAGTACGGCCGCTGGAACTCGCCCAAGTACCTGTTCGGCGAGAGCTACGGCACCACCCGCTCGGC
Proteins encoded in this window:
- the eda gene encoding bifunctional 4-hydroxy-2-oxoglutarate aldolase/2-dehydro-3-deoxy-phosphogluconate aldolase; the encoded protein is MLDARQNDIASTMRLAPVIPVVVIEDARAAVPMARALVAGGVPAIEVTLRTAAALDAVRAIAAEVEGAVVGVGTVLGEADLRAAHRAGARFAVSPGATPRLLDAAEDVPLPLLPGAATASEAMALLERGYRHLKFFPAVPAGGARLLAAWAGPLPQLRFCPTGGISAASAGEFLALPNVLCVGGSWLTPADKLATGDWAGIEALARAAARLGT
- a CDS encoding DUF1272 domain-containing protein, whose product is MLELRPTCEHCNKPLPPASTEARICSFECTFCRDCVEGALQGVCPNCGGGFVPRPVRPVHDWKNGNFLGRHPATARITHKPVDAVAHRELVGRVGAIAPHAR
- a CDS encoding EamA/RhaT family transporter codes for the protein MPFLLAAALCSVLVSVLLKLARRLDVDVGQAIAWNYVVAAAASAVVFAPPPSALHAASTAWPALLGLGLLLPTIFLALAGSVRHAGIVRSEVAQRLSLLISLLAAFFLFGEPLSAAKGWGMAAGLAALTGLVWRPASGGGASGGTGRWVYPLLVFTGFGVIDVLFKRVAAAGVPLGAALLVMFMLALLVSLVLQGWRLARGTVSPGVRSLAAGLQLGLLNFGNILLYLRAHQTLPGRPALVFAGMNLGVVALGSLAGMVVFRERLSRVNLAGLGLAVLAIALLARG